The Halarchaeum grantii nucleotide sequence TCGTTCAGCGTCTCGATCGCGTCCTCGAGGCCGCTCCGGACGTCGGCGGCGACCGCGTTCCCGTCTACGACGTGCGTCATACCCGTAGTTCCGCCCCGCCCTCCTTTAACACCACGGATACGTGCCTATATCCGCCGAGATACGGCGATAAGTGTACACGGACGTGGGTTATCGTCTCCGCGAGCGCGCGTTGGGATACGCCGCTCGGGACGGCGCCGGCGGGGGGCGAGGCCGTCGACGCCGTAGAGGCGGTCGCCGAGCACGCACCCACGCACACCGGTTCGCCCCCTCGTTGAACGCTCGGGCCGCGCCGGTCGCAGGTTCCCCGCTCGTGTCCCCGAGGCTCTGGGGGAGCCTCGCTACTCGTACAGCGGGTGGTCGTCGCAGAGTTCCTGCACGTCGGCGGCGACCTCCGCGTAGACCTCCTCGTCGCCGAGGTTGTCGATGACGCGCGCGATGAGGTCGCCGACCTCGCGCATCTCCGCCTCCTCGAAGCCGCGCGTCGTGAGCGCGGGCGTCCCCGCACGAATGCCCGACGGGTTGAACGCCGAGCGCGTCTCGCCCGGCACCGTGTTGCCGTTCAGGACGATGCCGACCTCCTCGAGGGCCTCTTCGGCCTCCCCGCCCGTGACGTCGGGGTGGGACTCGCGGAGGTCCGCGAGCACGAGGTGCGTGTCGGTGCCGCCCGAAACGAGCGAGAAGCCGTGCTCTTCGAGGGTCTCACCGAGCACTTCCGCGTTCGTCACGACCTGCGCGGCGTACTCCTTGAACTCGGGGTCGAGGGCCTCACCGAAGCCGACCGCTTTGCCCGCGACGTTGTGCATGAGGGGACCGCCCTGCGCGCCGGGGAAGACGGCGGTGTCGACGGCGTCCGCGTGCTCCTCGTCGCACATGATGATGCCGCCGCGACCCGCGCGGATCGTCTTGTGCGTCGAGCCGGTGACGAAGTCCGCGACGCCCACGGGCGAGGGGTGCTCGCCGGCGGCGACGAGCCCCGTGATGTGCGCGATGTCCGCCATGTGGTAGGCGCCCACCGCGTCGGCGGCCTCCTGAATCGCCTCCCAGTCCACCGTTCGCGGATAGGCGGAGAAGCCGGAGACGATCATGTCCGGCTCGACCTCCTCGGCCTGCCGGGCGAGCGCCTCGTAGTCGAGGCGGCCCGTCTCCGGGTCGACCTCGTAGTGCGTGACGTCGTAGAGCTTGCCCGCGAAGTTCACCGAGTGGCCGTGCGAGAGGTGGCCGCCGTGCGTCAGGTCCAGCGAGAGGATCTTGTCGCCGGGTTCGAGCACGGAGAAGTAGACGCCCATGTTCGCGGAGGAGCCGGAGTGGGGCTGGACGTTGACGTGCTCGGCGCCCCAGAGCTCCTTCGCGCGCTCGATGGCGAGTTCCTCGACGTCGTCCGCGTACTCGCAGCCGCCGTAGTAGCGCTCGCCCGGATAGCCCTCCGCGTACTTGTTCGTCAGCTCCGAGCCCTGCGCCTCGAGCACCGCCTCGCTGACGTGGTTCTCGCTCGCGATCATCGCGAGGGTGTCGTTCTGCCGCTCGCGCTCGCCCGTCAGGGCGTCCGCGACGTCCTCGTCTACTGCCCGAACCCGGTCGTAGCT carries:
- the glyA gene encoding serine hydroxymethyltransferase, which translates into the protein MSYDRVRAVDEDVADALTGERERQNDTLAMIASENHVSEAVLEAQGSELTNKYAEGYPGERYYGGCEYADDVEELAIERAKELWGAEHVNVQPHSGSSANMGVYFSVLEPGDKILSLDLTHGGHLSHGHSVNFAGKLYDVTHYEVDPETGRLDYEALARQAEEVEPDMIVSGFSAYPRTVDWEAIQEAADAVGAYHMADIAHITGLVAAGEHPSPVGVADFVTGSTHKTIRAGRGGIIMCDEEHADAVDTAVFPGAQGGPLMHNVAGKAVGFGEALDPEFKEYAAQVVTNAEVLGETLEEHGFSLVSGGTDTHLVLADLRESHPDVTGGEAEEALEEVGIVLNGNTVPGETRSAFNPSGIRAGTPALTTRGFEEAEMREVGDLIARVIDNLGDEEVYAEVAADVQELCDDHPLYE